A region of the Amycolatopsis sp. cg13 genome:
TTCTTCGAAATTTATGGTGCAGAATTCTTTGCGGTGACTGTTCAGCGTTTGCTCTTCCGGCCCGCGGGCATGCGTGATTTCGAGGTAGGCGAGTTGCACCGTCCTGTGCTCAGGCGCTGTTGTCGCGTTCGTCTCCCGGGACAAGTCTTGCCGCCCGCAGTGGCAGGGGTTCAGTAAGCGCGGCAGTCGGTCGCGTGTACCAGGCGGGTCGCTTCGGCTGTCAGGCGCTGCGTGCTCTGCGGTTGAGCTGGTCATGGTTTCCACGCCCGCCAGGGAAAGTCGGCGGACAAGCGGCCGTCTGCGATCACATCTGCGATCGCAGACGGCCGTAGCAGGGCGGCTTCGGGCTCGCCGCACCAGTGGGGCGCATAGGGCTGGTGGCCAGTGATGTCATCGTTTTCGGCGAGAGTCGCATCGAAGAGAAACGCCAGGCCCGTCGAGTAGTCGTGTTGACCGCTCACGACCTCATGCTCAATCACGCAGCAAAAGTCCAGTCCGGTGATCGTTGTGCCGATCTGGTCGCGCAGGGTGCGATGGAGCGCTCGCTCAACTGGTTCGCCGTCGCGAACTGGGCCGCCCGGCAAGACAAGCGCGCCGGTCTCGTCGGTCAGGAACAGGATTTCCTCGTCGCGGCCTATGAGAGCGTAAGCTGCGACTCGAGGACCTGGTCGGTAGCTGGCATTGTTATTCATGGCGGGTTCCCATCACTGTGCGGGGAGCCAGCCGAGATGACTGGCTGGCTCGTGCGGTGGACATGACGTCCTCGGCCGCGCAGTCCTGCTTCACGCGAACTTCCTCTCGCTAGCGGTGCGCGGCGGCGAGATCGCGGTCTTTAACCGGCCACGCGATCTGTGTTGCAGTCCAATCGTCCAATGGCCTCCGGCGAGTGACAGAAGGCTGGCCCAGGTCGGTCGCCCCATTGTTCGGAGACTCTCTGTGTTCTGCGGGAACTGGTGCAACGCCCTGCCTGAGACAAGGTTGGTCGAGCACAGTTGTCGCCTCCTCTCTTTCCCGAGACGGGTACCGTCCTCGTCGGAAAAACACTTGATGCACCACAACGGAGCCATGAAGAACAAATGGCAAGAACGTGAGGCATACCGTCGGCAGGCCGCGCATGTCAGGCTGCCGCTGTCAGCGCGCCGAACAACTGACCTCTGTCGCATCCGCACAACTCGGCGAGCTTGTCCTGCGCAGGCCCGGGAACTAGCAGCCGGCCCATCGATTTCCGTGGAAGCTCCCGCAACCGAATCGCCGCCCACTGTGCGAGAGAGTGCCCGGACCGGGCCAATTCGGCGAGGTCCAAGACCGCCAAGCCGTTGTTGACCACGCCGTTGTAGACCCGATCGATCAGGCGACCGGGAGGCAGTCCCAATGCGGTGCAGTACGACCCGAACCGGGCGACAGTCATCGCGCGCGTTCCGAACTTGTGTGAGGCGATAGCCTCGTTCGACTGCCCCAGGCCCATCGCGAGCACCAGATCGGGTCGGGTCCATCCCCGACTTTGGCGCGCTGAAAGGAGTTCTTTGCCTAGAGCCTTGAGGAACTTCGCCTCGATGTCCACTCTGTTGGTCATGACGCTCTCCTGGCATGGAGCCTTCGTCCATGAATGCGGTATCGGCGAAAAGGCCGAGGTCGGCGATGCCGTCCAGCTTCCCCGCCCTGGATGATCACAAGAACCGCCCGCTGCTTCTCACGTTGCCGTTGGCGGGAAAGCCGAATGATGCG
Encoded here:
- a CDS encoding NUDIX domain-containing protein; translation: MNNNASYRPGPRVAAYALIGRDEEILFLTDETGALVLPGGPVRDGEPVERALHRTLRDQIGTTITGLDFCCVIEHEVVSGQHDYSTGLAFLFDATLAENDDITGHQPYAPHWCGEPEAALLRPSAIADVIADGRLSADFPWRAWKP